TATGGGTACGTCATGCTTGGTTCAAAACTATGGAATGTCAGTAAGATGTTTGGCAGAACACAGTTCTTTAGGTTACGTAGACTGTTAGTGTGATGTAATTGCTAAGTGACTGTCCAGAAAGTCATTTAAAAACTCCTTGTTGTTTTTCTGTAGTGATGGAAATACTTTGCTTTTAAAGAATAATATATTAATGTAAACTGGAAATTTATTTCAGTTCAAACCACCGAAATTCATTTAGAGACCCAAAATGGACATTCCAGTCAAAAGTGATAATATGATGGAAGTCATCGGAGTTGGAAGCAATAGCAGTGATTACACTACTGATGATAGCTCAGAAAGCATCAGTCCAGATGATGGAAGTTCAGGTCAAGACCAAACAACTGAAGAGATACCCACCACATCGGATGATGTGCAAAATGATTCATACCATCACACAAGACGTGAAGAATCTGTTTTATTCAGTGAGATTGATAAAATGCGTTTAGCAGACGTTGGCGTAAGTGACACTCCAAATGGAACTGATGGTGTTCCAGATACAGAAGTGGACGGACAATGTCAGAATCACAACGGTGAGACTTCAGGGTCATAACTAGAGCATGGTTttattcttgtaaaaaaaaaaaaaaaaaagattgtaatttaattttttctgaTTTAAGGGCAAGGCAGAAATGCCTTCACACATTTTACATCTGAGTGGTCATCCCTGTTGGATAAAATAGAGGACTCTGTTGAAAAAGTATCAAAGAATTATGAAGGTTGGACACCTGAAACTGTTGGTCAGCAAACTGGGAATAGTTATTGGCAATATCAGACTGATAACCTTAGTACTCCGGGAACCAGCAAAAGGTTAGTTTCACTTTGTTGTCTAGTAATGTTTCTCTTACAAACCACTTTTAATCTGCTATATCTAATGTCTGATCTGGTGGGTGCACAACAGTATCAACATGATTTTTACAATATAGGAGTGTAATTTCTCCATTCTTTTTCATCCTTGGTAACAGTGAATTTTCAGTTCATAACCATATATTAGAGATATTTTACTGCCACTCTTATGTATATACTGCAGAAAATCTTGTTTTCATTGTCAAGCTTAGCATACTAAATTGAACTTACTTTGTTGGTGTCCTGAGAAATTAAGTTTCCTGTGAACAAACAAAATGTAAACATGGCATAGTTAACTTTGTTTCATGGTTAATCACATCCAGGTATGTAGTGTTGATTTCCTGTAAAGGCAGTTACAGGTAAGTTTAACTAGAATATGAGACATTCAAACCTTGTTGTGTAAGACTTAGTACACAGTGGTAAGAAGAGGTGGGCTACAGTGAGGCGTGgcaactgtcatcataggaaagctctgcaggagcagaaatgatcagtgaacaagtaacacagcaaacagaTTGACTAACTTCTCCAAATGTACTAACACTCACTACAACTGGTTCAACAAGAAACAGTCTAGCTCATGCTATTCACAAGGAAGAGGCTCCCTGCATTACAGCACAAATTATGGTATCGACTAGGTAGTGGCTGCGTAGTTTCATGTAGCGATGTGGCTCCGAGTGTGATTGGGCTGATCGGCTGCTGCCAGCCATCCTATATTGTGGCAGCAGAGGGTGCTCGTGGCACTGAGCCACTGGAGGTGAGGTTCAGCAGGCATGCATCATTGGCTCTGCCAGATCCCACAAGACCGCTGGTGGTGTCTCACAGAAACTTGAAATTCCATTTCTGTGATGCCTGTGGGGTGGAATCGATAAGTGTTACCACATCTTTTTACATCTCCTGCCTTACAGTCATATACTGACTACATAGTTTTATGTGAAAATACTGACTTTGTTTGTAATAGTTCTTTTTTGACAACATTTCTACAGTAGTTCTTCTATACTTTCGTGCTCTGTAACCACTGAAGAGTGTAGATTATATTATGAAAAGtgtagttgctacccaccatatagcagagatgagtTGCATGTGATCTAAAAGCTAAGCTGCAAGCACTGTAGCATTCTAcatgggtatgacaaccaacaTGGTGCCTGTCAGCATGAATGTCCAccgactgtggccaagaaacagctgaaccacccagttgctgagtgtACTGCCCAACATGacctccttcatttcagtgactgcttcacagcctgtgccatctgaatcctttGCACcagcatcagcttttctgaatctcGCAGGTGGGAACACTCGATGCAATAtagcctatgttcctgtaaccctcctggcctcaacctgttagtcattgtcctttacccacctatccccttccctgttcaaattccagcactacatagccctcAATTCCACCaacacactcagtctttttacttctttccttgACCCTCCCTCCATATACCTTCCCAGTGTGTTCCTAGCTGCTCTTCCCTCTCCCCACATTGtctctgtatgctcccacaagaagcatcttactgtcccccacccccccaccccctaccctactatccctcactgtgtgtgtgtgtgggggggggggggggggtgcgtgcgtgcgcgcgcgcacttGCACCCCTAATCTGCTGAACCAGTCAGTGCCTGTTGGATGTCCAGTGATGTTAAATATAAAAAGACCTCCTTTCATAGGTTCTGATGGGCTGTTGGGTATTATTAACAATCGAGCCAACTACAGAAGTTTTGAGTTCAGGATGATAGAACAAAATACAGTTGAACAGCCAGAATGCATTTTTAATTGCAAAAAGAACTTACTTCCTTAACTTTTTATTATAAGGGTCAGTTAAATGAAAGACAGATGCCaacaaaagtaagtaaactgtttattatttcaaaagtaatcactgtaactgttaatacatttaccccactgtgagacaagacagtcaatgccttcatggaagaatgtttgcagttgcctatgtAACCACGATTGTACTTAGATGTCCACCTCTACGTCCAAAGCAAGTTGATGTCCATGAATGTCATCCattaggactccaaaaatatggagccTGAACTGGAGTTCCTGAGTTGGGGATAGAACACTGCTGATCCTCAGTAATTGCAAGCCCTCTACATGCTTCAGTCACCACCGTGAGGCATGagggtggaatgttgtgtgtcataGGGGCAAGGATCCTGGGCAACGATCTGGATCGTGAGGATGGTACAATCCTGTATAAAAGAACTACAATAGAAAAGCATGCTACGTGTCATTGGGATGAGGAGTAGTGGCGAAACATTCATTAAAGAACTACCTGTGGGGAACCTGCTGTTACCTCATTTGTCTATGACTGAACCACACAAGTGGGTCTCTGTTGGTGAACCCTCATTTCGTTAGTTGCTTGTGTTAAGCAGTTGGATCCTACACCAATTTACCAACTCCCAGCAGTTTGGGTGGCCTATTGGGTGGTATTAATAACCAGACAACAGAGTGTGGTTACCATACACCATAGAAGTCTTCTCAAAAATGAAGAAAGAACTAACAGTAACAGACCACATCCAGTGGTAGGCTATGCCCCTCCACAGGAAAGATGTCTTTCACGGAGACAAGACTAAGGATGGGTGTTATCACTGGTAGGATATACTACACTATACCTATCCCAGTCACTTGGAGATGGCAGTTAGTAGCTGCTGTTCCTAAGCATTACAGAAAATTGTCATAGGCAGAACGTATTTCCCCACCTTCATAGGCGAGTTATACTTTCAGGGATTTTAATACACTCTATGTGCTTTAGGAGTTGGCCACCCCCAGTCCCAGCAGTAGAGTTCTCAAGAGTCTCCTTGCATTAGAAGATACCCGTTCCCTGAACAGTAGTAAAGTGACCCATTTGAACTAAACCACAGGTTCATCCTCGGCCACTGTGACCTGTCCTTGTGTTTCCTTATCCTTGTAGATTtattgttgaatgacaagtgaacACTGATCTATGTTCATGAGGCTATTTTCCTAACTGGGTACATTTTTTTAGGCAGAAAATACTCAAATTGGGTGCCATAGAAATCTGTACAGTCAGCTATCAAAGTAGAGGAGGCACCCAGGAGTAGGTGGTGCACACAAAATATGTGGTCCAGCTTGCTCCTAAGCACAGTACCAAAAACTACTGTGCACCTTAAGAGGCAGTGTGTTCCTAGgtgaatttaaatattttgtagTCATGGACAGGTAAATGACTGGGAAGAATCTAGTCCAGAACAGTGGAAGAGAACCGACAGCCATTTGAGTCCTGAGGCAGGAAGTTCTTGGAAACCATCGAATTGAATTTTAATATTGCCATAATCTGAATAATTCATCTCAAATATTATTCGTCCTTCCCTGTTGACTTGGCAATGATGTTAGTGAAAACTATGGTATGACTCAAACTGAGACAGTTCTGGGCTGGACAGTGTTTGCATTGCAGAGGTTGAAGGGTTGATTCTCCCAGCCGTTTTGGTGCAGTAGGGTGCCTGTCATCACCATCCTGGACGTTGACAGTGTCAGACATTCCCAAAAATGTTTCTAATGTATTGCCTTGTAACAGTGCCATAGAAGTAATTTTTATAGGGCAAGGCTAATCTCTTCAGTTTGTTAAATGCATACTTTTATATTCAGTAATGGGATTGCTAACCTGCTGTTTGTCAAATGATTACCGTTGCCATGTCATCAGTCTGTCAAAAAATATTTGGACCATGAACCTGAGGCTTTGTTGGCCAGATGACTATGTACCAAACAAGATgatgcagtggtaagacactggacttgtagttatgaggacagtggttcaaatccctTTCTGGGTTTccatatttaaaattttgtatttgtggggagtgacagcctccagatgcttaataaatgtaaacatggtccgtagtagggtGTAACGTGATTTCTATTTAATCACGCGATTAGCTACTTTCAATTACTTGTCATTGTCAAGCATTTGTATAACCAACgtggaaaagcactacattgtctgcCTGTATCTCAGTTTAAGGTAAAACATATATTATGTTAATGTGAGACGTGTAAAATGTTACTTCTACATGCGATACAGgcagacaatgtagtgcttttccatgttggttatacatgtgcttgacaatgacaagtagtcAAAATTAGCTAgtcacacgattaaataaaaatctcaTTACAGCCTCCTGTGAATCATGTTtacatttgttttctgtatttaagttttccgtgatttcataaAATCACTGTAGTTTAATGTGGAGATGGCTGCTTTGGTAGGAcatagccgatttcctttcccTTGCTTCCTCAATTGAAATCTGTGCTCTATTTCTAATGTGTGTCTAGTTGATGGTATgtcaaaccctaatcttccttctccaAGTAACTGTGTGACTGAAACAGTTCTCTAGTGTTATCTTTATGAAGTTCATTGTCGCAGAAATGTATTTTTTTGCAAGCAGTTCAATTCTTCAGGTGTATTTAGGCATTTTAAGTTTTCCAGTTACTAATATCtcattaaataattaattatgtttgctaatatatatatatttccactgTTTCTTTCTCTTAGCTCTGTGTCTTTTATGAGTGAAGAGCAGGCAGATAAGTGGGCAAGTGCTCCAGAGTTCCATCCAGCATTCACATCGAGGACGGGACGTAAGAATTTCATAAAATACAATTCCATTCGTACCAATCCAGTAGTTCATTTGCTGTAATGCAATATtattaaacaaatatttctgtcCTTTTTATAGGAGTTAAGACATACGCTGAGGCAGTAGATCCCTATGCACAGAGGACACGAACAAAACTTGCCACAGGTGTACAGTTCTGTCCATATTATCACGTAAACAGAGCAGAGTTGTATCTTTGCCCATATCTGCATGGTGAACTTTGCCAGATCTGTCTTAATACCATACTAGATTTTGAGGATACTGAAGAGAAACGGGAACACATAAAGGTAAGAAGTTTGTTTTTATAACACTTTTGTgtagttgtttgtttgtgtgtagtaTAGAAAAATGTGTCTTACGGGTGTTACTTTGTGCCAATGGATGTGCTTGTTGAGTGAGAGTTACTCAGTGAGTGTGATATTTCTTTTTGAAAGAACTGGCAGAATTAGTAATAAAGGTATATGGAGCCatttaacaaatttcatttttcaattaGAATTTGAGGTGACTAATACTATGATTATCAAAATGGACATGCGGTACCAAACATGATTAGTGGACTGAACAACTGAAATGTTCGTGTAAAGGATGTGTGTTAATACTTCGACATTTAAGAAATTTCTTTAGTGCATGATTTTGGGTGTTACCATGGTAGAATGTGAGATTATTGAATTCCTGTAGAAGGATCTGTACTACTGTGCTGCTAGTATTCAATGTGTCACTATTTGAAGTGAAGTTGacaaatgtttgaaatttactcTCATAAAATCAGATGCTGTTACTTCAAAGAAACTAAGGGGTAGAAGAGAGCTTTACTTAATGAGTGAGTGATTATTATCATAATTAAAACCTGTTAAAAGCCAGCATTTTGGTTTCATCACTAACATGTTACTTGTACCACCTTcagttacaattttttatttagatCTTTTTATTTTTATCACTTAAAATTCTCAATTCATTATTGTTTTCAATGTGATACAGAAAAAGGGGTGGGGTTTATAATGAGATTAGTGCTTTCCAGCGGCAAGTGATTGGTTGCAGATTATTTGTTCTGTGTAGCttataagcagaattttaaaatcACTTTAGGATCCAGCAAAGAGAATTCCTGTCATGAGGAGTTTCTGAAATACAAAGAAGGGGATAAAGTTTTCGTAGAGATGTATATTTGCAATGCAAAACCTTTGTTACCAAATTGGCAGTAAAAGTAAAACCTTAGTAATTCTAGGTAACTGGGACTGAATAGAGCTCAAATTTGGGAAAATGAAGAGACAGTTCAGAGACCTTCAATTTAAAAATAGATTCAGAACTTGATGTTCGCACTACTATTGTGAAGAAAGTTGTTTTGTCAAATAATGTATCACTTAGTTTGATTTAGCAACAATATTATAGTAGAAACTCAAACATTTTCTGTTAACACAAATGTATTACATAAACTACTGTACAGctgttactatatatatatatatatatatatatatatatatatatatatatatatatatatatatatatatatatatatatatatatatatatatatatatatatattagttttggGAAAAGAAGCAATAGTTCTTTTTTTCTGAAGAACTTCTGTTCCTAGCAGCATTGTCCCACCGTCTTTGTAGAAGCATAATTTCAGCTGGTGTCGTCACATTTTGTTGCTCCACATAGTACAGTGCTAACTCAAATGCTTCTGTTTTATCACTAGGACTAATTTTGTTGGGCACCAGTATCATCCTCTTCATCACCAGAGTCTGTTTCTTTTATGTACCATTTCGACAATAACAGTCAGTCACTTCATACTGGTTGTCTTGGTTCAAACACATTTGCCCTTAATTGTCATGTCTTTCCACACACAGGAATAGGTCGAATGAAATCTAACAACTGTTGGTTTTATTCTGATGGTGCCATTGTtgcttccataattttttttagttttcactgTGTTTCTCTAAGAGAATTTTCCAAAAATTTGTGGTGCTTCTGATGTTAAATGGCCCACCTTCTGCAGTGCAGCAGGTAACAATCTTTTTTCGGGCAGCTTCTATTGATTGGTACTCACAGTGTGTAGAGTGCAGAAGTGATCCCAACAACTTAGGCCAATACATTTTTTCCAAACATGCCAGCTTTCCTTGCTCCATTGGTTTTGAAACGCTAATAAGATTGGGAGTAAAAAATTATGTGATATCTCTACTACAAAGTTCTTCAGCTTCGAGATATCATCCTGCGTTGTCTAGAGTGAAGATTGTCTTAAGTGGTAATTTTTTTGGTTGTCAAGTGTTTCCTTTATCGCCTGTCACCTATGCTCAGCTGTG
This sequence is a window from Schistocerca nitens isolate TAMUIC-IGC-003100 chromosome 3, iqSchNite1.1, whole genome shotgun sequence. Protein-coding genes within it:
- the LOC126248633 gene encoding probable E3 ubiquitin-protein ligase makorin-1; the protein is MDIPVKSDNMMEVIGVGSNSSDYTTDDSSESISPDDGSSGQDQTTEEIPTTSDDVQNDSYHHTRREESVLFSEIDKMRLADVGVSDTPNGTDGVPDTEVDGQCQNHNGQGRNAFTHFTSEWSSLLDKIEDSVEKVSKNYEGWTPETVGQQTGNSYWQYQTDNLSTPGTSKSSVSFMSEEQADKWASAPEFHPAFTSRTGRVKTYAEAVDPYAQRTRTKLATGVQFCPYYHVNRAELYLCPYLHGELCQICLNTILDFEDTEEKREHIKGCLGEQEKRMKMSLAIQKSKGITCNICLEPVKEKIAGEARFGLLPNCNHCFCITCIRKWRQETRFTSQITRSCPICRVESPFVCPSSFWVETPEEKAAVITNYKKALRVKPCRLYNFGKGKCPFGDKCFYLHTLPDGTKPDHLDFRRPKRINAEGLPHFQDYVLWDFIAMRDDPENYQPSVPAQYPQSLDSSSTESDVSY